The region NNNNNNNNNNNNNNNNNNNNNNNNNNNNNNNNNNNNNNNNNNNNNNNNNNNNNNNNNNNNNNNNNNNNNNNNNNNNNNNNNNNNNNNNNNNNNNNNNNNNNNNNNNNNNNNNNNNNNNNNNNNNNNNNNNNNNNNNNNNNNNNNNNNNNNNNNNNNNNNNNNNNNNNNNNNNNNNNNNNNNNNNNNNNNNNNNNNNNNNNNNNNNNNNNNNNNNNNNNNNNNNNNNNNNNNNNNNNNNNNNNNNNNNNNNNNNNNNNNNNNNNNNNNNNNNNNNNNNNNNNNNNNNNNNNNNNNNNNNNNNNNNNNNNNNNNNNNNNNNNNNNNNNNNNNNNNNCTTCCTTCTCTGTTTCTATTAATGGGTGCTTGCATGGGCATTTTATTGGCAAAAGGGGCCTAAGGCAAGGAGACCCTATCTCTCCTTTCCTTTTCACAATCTGCTTGGAATACTTCTCAAGAGTCCTCAAGACTAAGGCAACGACACCTAACTTCTCGTACCACCCGAAATGCAAGGAGTTAGCCATTACTCATCTAGCCTTTGCGGATGACCTCATGCTCTTCTCGAGAGGAGATGTGCCCTCAGTCTCTATCCTTATGGATGCACTCAAGGAACTTGAGATTTCCTCCGGACTCACTGTTAGTCTCCCAAAATCCAACATCTTTACTGCAGGAGTGCATGATGGCAGATTGGACTTCTTGAACCTTCCCGCTGGTAGCCTTCCAGTGCGGTACTTAGGGATCCCACTTGACAACCAGAGGCTCAAAGTTGCATGCTTTTCTCCGTTGATCGAATCTATTGGCCAACGTATTTCTGACTGGAAGGGCAGTACCCTCTCGTATGCGGGGAGGTTGGAACTTATCAAAGCAATTATTCAAGGCACCGTTGGGTTTTGGATACAAACTTTCCCAATACCGGCCACTGTCATTGATCATATCGTCTCCTTGTGCAGAAAGTTCTTATGGGGAGGAAAACATGCTCCAATATCATGGGACACCATTTGCTTGCCCAAGAGAGAAGGAGGCCTTGGCATTCATAACTTTAAAACTTGGAATAATGCCTTCCTTGCAAAAATTTTGTGGGACATACACAACCGAAAGGATTCTCTTTGGATTAGGTGGGTGCACTGCCACTACCTACGTGGGACGGATATCTGGAATTGGACGCCCATGAAAAATGATTCCACTTTGTTGAAAGGTCTTGCCTCAACTCGGGACCTAATTTGTGCTAAAGCAGGAAGTATGGCAAATGCCATTGCAAAATTGAATTCTTGGTGCATTGAGGGGAAACTGTTAGTCCACAAGATCTATGAGTTCATCCGCTTAAAGGGTCAACCACATGCCTGTTGGAGAAACATTTGGAAAAACTATATTCCCCCCAAATTCTCTTTCATTGCTTGGCTGGCCATCCATGAGCGCCTGGCAACCCGGGANNNNNNNNNNNNNNNNNNNNNNNNNNNNNNNNNNNNNNNNNNNNNNNNNNNNNNNNNNNNNNNNNNNNNNNNNNNNNNNNNNNNNNNNNNNNNNNNNNNNNNNNNNNNNNNNNNNNNNNNNNNNNNNNNNNNNNNNNNNNNNNNNNNNNNNNNNNNNNNNNNNNNNNNNNNNNNNNNNNNNNNNNNNNNNNNNNNNNNNNNNNNNNNNNNNNNNNNNNNNNNNNNNNNNNNNNNNNNNNNNNNNNNNNNNNNNNNNNNNNNNNNNNNNNNNNNNNNNNNNNNNNNNNNNNNNNNNNNNNNNNNNNNNNNNNNNNNNNNNNNNNNNNNNNNNNNNNNNNNNNNNNNNNNNNNNNNNNNNNNNNNNNNNNNNNNNNNNNNNNNNNNNNNNNNNNNNNNNNNNNNNNNNNNNNNNNNNNNNNNNNNNNNNNNNNNNNNNNNNNNNNNNNNNNNNNNNNNNNNNNNNNNNNNNNNNNNNNNNNNNNNNNNNNNNNNNNNNNNNNNNNNNNNNNNNNNNNNNNNNNNNNNNNNNNNNNNNNNNNNNNNNNNNNNNNNNNNNNNNNNNNNNNNNNNNNNNNNNNNNNNNNNNNNNNNNNNNNNNNNNNNNNNNNNNNNNNNNNNNNNNNNNNNNNNNNNNNNNNNNNNNNNNNNNNNNNNNNNNNNNNNNNNNNNNNNNNNNNNNNNNNNNNNNNNNNNNNNNNNNNNNNNNNNNNNNNNNNNNNNNNNNNNNNNNNNNNNNNNNNNNNNNNNNNNNNNNNNNNNNNNNNNNNNNNNNNNNNNNNNNNNNNNNNNNNNNNNNNNNNNNNNNNNNNNNNNNNNNNNNNNNNNNNNNNNNNNNNNNNNNNNNNNNNNNNNNNNNNNNNNNNNNNNNNNNNNNNNNNNNNNNNNNNNNNNNNNNNNNNNNNNNNNNNNNNNNNNNNNNNNNNNNNNNNNNNNNNNNNNNNNNNNNNNNNNNNNNNNNNNNNNNNNNNNNNNNNNNNNNNNNNNNNNNNNNNNNNNNNNNGCTGAACAAATCATAAGCCAAAACTCATTCGAATGAAGCCAAAGCTCAACGAtgaaagcataagacaacaacgagTCATAACCGAGGTACCAACTAAACACAAGTATAAGGAATGATCAACCATAATCGAGAACAACGAGGTAtcaaccaaataaacaaggactcacaaccaaagaaccgaaagaaaacccaacaccaaccaccaaacctcacaccaatcatcatatcgaacccgaccccaaacaaaagccaagtacacaggggtaaaaacccaatcacggggaccgaagtccaatcacaggggtgaatcgacccaatcacgggggtaatgaacccaatcacggggtaatgaacccaatcacagggaccgtagtccaatcacagggacctaagtccaatcacaggggtcatcgacccaatcacggggataatgaacccaatcacaggggtaatgaacccgaataccaacaatagtagcacaactagttcacccaacaaactccaatgataccaacaaccaacatccacatactcatactccaacctcagcccaaaacaaccaaacaaagtgttcatctcatctatgaacacaaacaaaNNNNNNNNNNNNNNNNNNNNNNNNNNNNNNNNNNNNNNNNNNNNNNNNNNNNNNNNNNNNNNNNNNNNNNNNNNNNNNNNNNNNNNNNNNNNNNNNNNNNNNNNNNNNNNNNNNNNNNNNNNNNNNNNNNNNNNNNNNNNNNNNNNNNNNNNNNNNNNNNNNNNNNNNNNNNNNNNNNNNNNNNNNNNNNNNNNNNNNNNNNNNNNNNNNNNNNNNNNNtacccaacaaaaggcatggataaatactccaaagacatggtaaaatactccacaaaacaatccaacaataatcagaaacaaaggagaaacaacagacaacaacatcacaaagcagcctctaggagcagattcccagagaacttgcggaacacactgacggaacaccgtcttccgccgcactcctccgcaggaaggaggcggactgcctcaacggaacaNNNNNNNNNNNNNNNNNNNNNNNNNNNNNNNNNNNNNNNNNNNNNNNNNNNNNNNNNNNNNNNNNNNNNNNNNNNNNNNNNNNNNNNNNNNNNNNNNNNNNNNNNNNNNNNNNNNNNNNNNNNNNNNNNNNNNNNNNNNNNNNNNNNNNNNNNNNNNNNNNNNNNNNNNNNNNNNNNNNNNNNNNNNNNNNNNNNNNNNNNNNNNNNNNNNNNNNNNNNNNNNNNNNNNNNNNNNNNNNNNNNNNNNNNNNNNNNNNNNNNNNNNNNNNNNNNNNNNNNNNNNNNNNNNNNNNNNNNNNNNNNNNNNNNNNNNNNNNNNNNNNNNNNNNNNNNNNNNNNNNNNNNNNNNNNNNNNNNNNNNNNNNNNNNNNNNNNNNNNNNNNNNNNNNNNNNNNNNNNNNNNNNNNNNNNNNNNNNNNNNNNNNNNNNNNNNNNNNNNNNNNNNNNNNNNNNNNNNNNNNNNNNNNNNNNNNNNNNNNNNNNNNNNNNNNNNNNNNNNNNNNNNNNNNNNNNNNNNNNNNNNNNNNNNNNNNNNNNNNNNNNNNNNNNNNNNNNNNNNNNNNNNNNNNNNNNNNNNNNNNNNNNNNNNNNNNNNNNNNNNNNNNNNNNNNNNNNNNNNNNNNNNNNNNNNNNNNNNNNNNNNNNNNNNNNNNNNNNNNNNNNNNNNNNNNNNNNNNNNNNNNNNNNNNNNNNNNNNNNNNNNNNNNNNNNNNNNNNNNNNNNNNNNNNNNNNNNNNNNNNNNNNNNNNNNNNNNNNNNNNNNNNNNNNNNNNNNNNNNNNNNNNNNNNNNNNNNNNNNNNNNNNNNNNNNNNNNNNNNNNNNNNNNNNNNNNNNNNNNNNNNNNNNNNNNNNNNNNNNNNNNNNNNNNNNNNNNNNNNNNNNNNNNNNNNNNNNNNNNNNNNNNNNNNNNNNNNNNNNNNNNNNNNNNNNNNNNNNNNNNNNNNNNNNNNNNNNNNNNNNNNNNNNNNNNNNNNNNNNNNNNNNNNNNNNNNNNNNNNNtatatatatatatatatatatatatatatatatatatatatataatatcattaaaaagttttaattaaaaacttttaagtaACATCtacattgatatttttattttaatatattaaattaacatacaattatattattcaactatattatattcatttttaatataatattgattcattttcaaaatgctgtatatatatttttacactaCTATTGCaatatacaattaaaattaacatggacttacataattaaattctattagAATTTAAATGTTCtatttaatttactattttatatagaatagaaattaacatgttattattttaagtctattaaattaattaaaattaaactctTTTATATGGAATtgaaatcttttatttaatttaatattttaataatatatttattttaaaattttttttttgaatttcaattcagaaaatactaaaatttaaataatttcatttggttcaagtttGGTTATATACGTAGtatcttttttaattctatagttaaattacgtacgacaattgaaataattccttttcaaacttttcatgcACATAAATgtaaactttggtgcaaaataaaaaaaaaaaatcaaatgcaatctcattgttatttgtaattatattttcaatttctatcattatattgatatatatatatatNNNNNNNNNNNNNNNNNNNNNNNNNNNNNNNNNNNNNNNNNNNNNNNNNNNNNNNNNNNNNNNNNNNNNNNNNNNNNNNNNNNNNNNNNNNNNNNNNNNNNNNNNNNNNNNNNNNNNNNNNNNNNNNNNNNNNNNNNNNNNNNNNNNNNNNNNNNNNNNNNNNNNNNNNNNNNNNNNNNNNNNNNNNNNNNNNNNNNNNNNNNNNNNNNNNNNNNNNNNNNNNNNNNNNNNNNNNNNNNNNNNNNNNNNNNNNNNNNNNNNNNNNNNNNNNNNNNNNNNNNNNNNNNNNNNNNNNNNNNNNNNNNNNNNNNNNNNNNNNNNNNNNNNNNNNNNNNNNNNNNNNNNNNNNNNNNNNNNNNNNNNNNNNNNNNNNNNNNNNNNNNNNNNNNNNNNNNNNNNNNNNNNNNNNNNNNNNNNNNNNNNNNNNNNNNNNNNNNNNNNNNNNNNNNNNNNNNNNNNNNNNNNNNNNNNNNNNNNNNNNNNNNNNNNNNNNNNNNNNNNNNNNNNNNNNNNNNNNNNNNNNNNNNNNNNNNNNNNNNNNNNNNNNNNNNNNNNNNNNNNNNNNNNNNNNNNNNNNNNNNNNNNNNNNNNNNNNNNNNNNNNNNNNNNNNNNNNNNNNNNNNNNNNNNNNNNNNNNNNNNNNNNNNNNNNNNNNNNNNNNNNNNNNNNNNNNNNNNNNNNNNNNNNNNNNNNNNNNNNNNNNNNNNNNNNNNNNNNNNNNNNNNNNNNNNNNNNNNNNNNNNNNNNNNNNNNNNNNNNNNNNNNNNNNNNNNNNNNNNNNNNNNNNNNNNNNNNNNNNNNNNNNNNNNNNNNNNNNNNNNNNNNNNNNNNNNNNNNNNNNNNNNNNNNNNNNNNNNNNNNNNNNNNNNNNNNNNNNNNNNNNNNNNNNNNNNNNNNNNNNNNNNNNNNNNNNNNNNNNNNNNNNNNNNNNNNNNNNNNNNNNNNNNNNNNNNNNNNNNNNNNNNNNNNNNNNNNNNNNNNNNNNNNNNNNNNNNNNNNNTTTTAGGTGTGTGCACTCCTGATATGCAATTTGTATATGTTCTAAGTGGTTGGGAAGGATCAGTGGCTGATAGTCGAGTTCTTCGTGATGCAATTAGTAGGACACATGCATTGGAAGTGCCACATGGTAAGCTTTGTATAggattaagtttattattaaatagatattatcaactaattatgTCACTTATGTAGGTTGCTATTACCTAGTTGATGCTGGTTATACAAATTGTGAGGGGTTTCTAGCACCTTTTAGGGGACAAAGGTATCATTTGAATGAATGGCGTCATGGTTATCAACCAACAAGCCCGCaagaattttttaatatgaaacatGCAGCTGCTCGTAATGTGATTGAGAGGTGTTTTGGGTTATTAAAAATTAGATGGGGTATTCTTAGGAGCCCATCATATTACCCTATAAAGACACACAATCGCATTATTATAGCATGTTGTTTGCTCCACAACCTTATTAGACAAGTGATGCAAGTCGATCCTATGGAAAGTGAACTTGATGCGTTTGATACGGTTGAAGGTGAAACGAATTCAATAAATACAGTTGATCCATCTGATGCTTGGACTAATTGGCGAATGGAATTAGCAAATCAAATGTTCAATCAATGGAATAATTAGGAGTCtgattttttattatcttttatgAGCTTGTTGTCTCAATTTTATTTGATGTAAAACTCTATGTTTGTCAAAAATTTGAACTACTCCATGACATTTGCTTATGTTGAAATTGTTATGACATTTAATTATGTTTCCTTTCAAGTTTAGCACATAATTATATTTCCTTTCAAGTTTAGCACATAATTATGGCAACTGCTGACACGGGTAGCTCAAAAGTAAAGAACAGAAGGTGGACTCATGAAGAAGATGCTATGTTGGTTTCTTGCATGNNNNNNNNNNNNNNNNNNNNNNNNNNNNNNNNNNNNNNNNNNNNNNNNNNNNNNNNNNNNNNNNNNNNNNNNNNNNNNNNNNNNNNNNNNNNNNNNNNNNNNNNNNNNNNNNNNNNNNNNNNNNNNNNNNNNNNNNNNNNNNNNNNNNNNNNNNNNNNNNNNNNNNNNNNNNNNNNNNNNNNNNNNNNNNNNNNNNNNNNNNNNNNNNNNNNNNNNNNNNNNNNNNNNNNNNNNNNNNNNNNNNNNNNNNNNNNNNNNNNNNNNNNNNNNNNNNNNNNNNNNNNNNNNNNNNNNNNNNNNNNNNNNNNNNNNNNNNNNNNNNNNNNNNNNNNNNNNNNNNNNNNNNNNNNNNNNNNNNNNNNNNNNNNNNNNNNNNNNNNNNNNNNNNNNNNNNNNNNNNNNNNNNNNNNNNNNNNNNNNNNNNNNNNNNNNNNNNNNNNNNNNNNNNNNNNNNNNNNNNNNNNNNNNNNNNNNNNNNNNNNNNNNNNNNNNNNNNNNNNNNNNNNNNNNNNNNNNNNNNNNNNNNNNNNNNNNNNNNNNNNNNNNNNNNNNNNNNNNNNNNNNNNNNNNNNNNNNNNNNNNNNNNNNNNNNNNNNNNNNNNNNNNNNNNNNNNNNNNNNNNNNNNNNNNNNNNNNNNNNNNNNNNNNNNNNNNNNNNNNNNNNNNNNNNNNNNNNNNNNNNNNNNNNNNNNNNNNNNNNNNNNNNNNNNNNNNNNNNNNNNNNNNNNNNNNNNNNNNNNNNNNNNNNNNNNNNNNNNNNNNNNNNNNNNNNNNNNNNNNNNNNNNNNNNNNNNNNNNNNNNNNNNNNNNNNNNNNNNNNNNNNNNNNNNNNNNNNNNNNNNNNNNNNNNNNNNNNNNNNNNNNNNNNNNNNNNNNNNNNNNNNNNNNNNNNNNNNNNNNNNNNNNNNNNNNNNNNNNNNNNNNNNNNNNNNNNNNNNNNNNNNNNNNNNNNNNNNNNNNNNNNNNNNNNNNNNNNNNNNNNNNNNNNNNNNNNNNNNNNCGGCTTCTTGCAGATATTGGGGTCCCAAGGTTACTGGATTCACCAAGTCTTCCCAACACAACGGACTTCTGCACTTTTGCCCATAGAGCGCCTCATATGGGGCCATCTGAATACTGGAGTGATAACTGTTGTTGTAGGAGNCTCAGCATATCCTCCAAAGTCTGTATGGTACGCTCAGTCTGTCCGTCAGTGGCAGGATGAAAAGCTGTACTCATCTTTAATCTCGTGCCCAAAGCTGCCTGTAGTGACTTCCAAAACTGTGATAAGAACCTCGAGTCGCGGTCAGACACGATGTCGCGAGGCACCCCGTGGTACTTCACCACCTGGTGTATGTAAGCCCTAGCCAACTGATCCATAGTCCACGTCTCCTTCATGGCGATGAAATGGGCTGTCTTGGTGAGGCGATCCACTATCACCCAAATCTTGTCTTTCCCGGATCTGGTCAAAGGCAACCCTCCTACGAAGTCCATAGATATAGATTCCCACTTTCCTTCGGGCACTTCCAGGGGTAGTAACATTCCTTTAGTCTTGCACCTTTCTGCCTTGACTTTCTGACAGTTCAAACAGCGGCTCACGAAGTCAgctatttcctttttcatgttCGGCCACCAGAACAGTTTCTTCATGTCTTTATACAACTTGTCGCCACCAGGATGTACTGAATACGGAGTGTAGTGGCTTTCTTCCAATATTTGTCGCTTCAAGTCTTTACACGAAAGTGGCACGCACCACCGCCCTAAATATCGAATACTGCCGTCGGGGTAGAGCTCGAAGGGTCCCTTCCTGCCATNNNNNNNNNNNNNNNNNNNNNNNNNNNNNNNNNNNNNNNNNNNNNNNNNNNNNNNNNNNNNNNNNNNNNNNNNNNNNNNNNNNNNNNNNNNNNNNNNNNNNNNNNNNNNNNNNNNNNNNNNNNNNNNNNNNNNNNNNNNNNNNNNNNNNNNNNNNNNNNNNNNNNNNNNNNNNNNNNNNNNNNNNNNNNNNNNNNNNNNNNNNNNNNNNNNNNNNNNNNNNNNNNNNNNNNNNNNNNNNNNNNNNNNNNNNNNNNNNNNNNNNNNNNNNNNNNNNNNNNNNNNNNNNNNNNNNNNNNNNNNNNNNNNNNNNNNNNNNNNNNNNNNNNNNNNNNNNNNNNNNNNNNNNNNNNNNNNNNNNNNNNNNNNNNNNNNNNNNNNNNNNNNNNNNNNNNNNNNNNNNNNNNNNNNNNNNNNNNNNNNNNNNNNNNNNNNNNNNNNNNNNNNNNNNNNNNNNNNNNNNNNNNNNNNNNNNNNNNNNNNNNNNNNNNNNNNNNNNNNNNNNNNNNNNNNNNNNNNNNNNNNNNNNNNNNNNNNNNNNNNNNNNNNNNNNNNNNNNNNNNNNNNNNNNNNNNNNNNNNNNNNNNNNNNNNNNNNNNNNNNNNNNNNNNNNNNNNNNNNNNNNNNNNNNNNNNNNNNNNNNNNNNNNNNNNNNNNNNNNNNNNNNNNNNNNNNNNNNNNNNNNNNNNNNNNNNNNNNNNNNNNNNNNNNNNNNNNNNNNNNNNNNNNNNNNNNNNNNNNNNNNNNNNNNNNNNNNNNNNNNNNNNNNNNNNNNNNNNNNNNNNNNNNNNNNNNNNNNNNNNNNNNNNNNNNNNNNNNNNNNNNNNNNNNNNNNNNNNNNNNNNNNNNNNNNNNNNNNNNNNNNNNNNNNNNNNNNNNNNNNNNNNNNNNNNNNNNNNNNNNNNNNNNNNNNNNNNNNNNNNNNNNNNNNNNNNNNNNNNNNNNNNNNNNNNNNNNNNNNNNNNNNNNNNNNNNNNNNNNNNNNNNNNNNNNNNNNNNNNNcctgaggttccccctgggcttgtgccctgtcctcaaatggtacttgtataacggacggtgtcacctctcgaacttgggtgacagcagcagtcttggtcctcttggccttccttttcaattcaaccctcttgactggggtgtccaaaagctcgtcatcagagcgcttctccttagctggggctttccttttgccccttcccttaggctttgagggtgaagatgcatccttagcaccttttgccttagcttgaggtttcgttctacccatataggtattccgatgaacctctcgcccttccctcagttcgaagcccttcagtcttaatagaaattgaacaacaaagccaaaaccaacctttttgtagattgtcaggtcggagttggaaactgagctctgcacttggtgtttgaggcagtcgaagatgatgtgagcccagtccaacttgttgttgttccagatggcgtggaggattttcagagtgtccagattgacttcgtctgttccggacaccttgccgaggatgaattttatgatgagctcggcggctagggcaaacctctccttcaaatgaaatctgtggagggcagaggatgctctgggtggtgcagtctccaatcggattttgtcccaaaactcctgcttatccatgttgtagtccgataggtgcttgactgcctcctccgacgtagcaaagtcgaatgctgctcgtaaatcacccacagagattgttatgtctatttcgttgaagcggctttcaatcttgcccttcgtgaccttggcatgagtgAACCATTCTGtatagtcgaggtcatgaattgttcggtagtcatgcgtcatgtaccgcattagtcctgccttctcaaatttcttcaagactttctccgccattgttggatttggcgagtgggtaatgaagccatctttgtcaaggatgcttcccgccttgacttgtttaatctgagagcgtatgtggtctagctctctctggtatgcactggaggatgaagatgaagatgaagaagatgatgattcagacgccattgaagaaagtttgtgtgttttggagggaatgtgtacagcgtctaaggatttggggattttgggtatatggttttgagtttgaatccgggtaaagaagaaggattctgcttttatattaggcggattcgggttggatatatgggtagggttgagagtttgacccgtggaaggctcccggttgatttaaaagatgtgagaagtcagaaatacccctgataacggtcagcttataaggtattctggtaagggtatttcggtaaagtatagaacggtttaagctttgagacagtggagtattgatattttaaaataagcatgctcccactaatcaagataatgcccttaagtgcgaaaaaccgtcagtaaccgatgaccacgtggctagcatttatgtccaaagatagccgttccacctcatatatccgttgagcttatcaaattcacctttcgaaggtgaatgatcttcctcatgagtttaaggatcttccccctgagtgattgatccctaaacctccttattcttccgtcttgatctgNtcctattaaattccctagaaacttttgtttggccttggtcagcctaataggaatctatcgttaaggcgggaactagccatctaaagtcctatttgtctaataacagaactgggggtggctattcccttttcttgttcttctctccggagctgcttactatagttgggagtgaccatcttcatcgctaatcctcttagagtctttggattaggtacgatcatccctttggctgctgctgacctcagaaagtcccatctggtcttcctctccatttcccttggttctccatttggttgaggaaggcccttttccagaatgtgcagcagtaggagtccctcttgtgcaagactctcttcccgattccagtatcccatcgttgtggatttcctcgtatttggggatccattcaccttggatgggaataggatacttgcttggattatcaggaagctccgtaatctgttcacccttcgttgattctggatagttttctccttgaaaatctttggacttgactgccggtttctttcctctataaaagaatggaacatcatcttttcctttctttttctccatgggaagttgatggtatgaacctctgaaagaaaccctcttatttatagcccaatagggttaccactgttgagtcacgggatgcaatatgaatgaccattcaatgcttgtgtaactccaaagctgccataaagttgatgaaaccgcccctcacatgcgaaacagttcatggcactaaatgcaagaagataagatttgaccattcaacccaactctatcattcccaattctaaccttagttgagagaatctattttcacataacgcttttgtgaaaatatctgctagttgctcctccgttgcaacatattccaaagtgatgtcctttttctcaacgtggtctcggatgaagtgatacttaatatcaatatgctttgttctggagtgtaacactgggttgtgggtgatggcaatagcacttgtattgtgacacataattttaacctccttacactcaacaccataatccattagctgttgcttcatccataagatctgagcacaacaacttccagctgctacatatNNNNNNNNNNNNNNNNNNNNNNNNNNNNNNNNNNNNNNNNNNNNNNNNNNNNNNNNNNNNNNNNNNNNNNNNNNNNNNNNNNNNNNNNNNNNNNNNNNNNNNNNNNNNNNNNNNNNNNNNNNNNNNNNNNNNNNNNNNNNNNNNNNNNNNNNNNNNNNNNNNNNNNNNNNNNNNNNNNNNNNNNNNNNNNNNNNNNNNNNNNNNNNNNNNNNNNNN is a window of Ipomoea triloba cultivar NCNSP0323 chromosome 16, ASM357664v1 DNA encoding:
- the LOC116008016 gene encoding putative nuclease HARBI1, which gives rise to MQFVYVLSGWEGSVADSRVLRDAISRTHALEVPHGCYYLVDAGYTNCEGFLAPFRGQRYHLNEWRHGYQPTSPQEFFNMKHAAARNVIERCFGLLKIRWGILRSPSYYPIKTHNRIIIACCLLHNLIRQVMQVDPMESELDAFDTVEGETNSINTVDPSDAWTNWRMELANQMFNQWNN